The following proteins are encoded in a genomic region of Coregonus clupeaformis isolate EN_2021a chromosome 14, ASM2061545v1, whole genome shotgun sequence:
- the LOC121581677 gene encoding proline-rich extensin-like protein EPR1 — MWWAGVFVKRDFNPMAWNAEGQHISLICLGLFVVVLNSFGQCNALTQTRASMSSIVLGPHFKGNINNGKAEQSTGAVRFGRLILGRNVKPRNESFATDERAVSKVISSNGSLDDEADYQSDMGWESKQLEGQVYGTASPNSPVVASLLQMEPRVECVGDSMKLTVHDTGATPGALFFVDRGNHQSPLPLSQLPSSCGHSMRTTRRDWIFIAIYNGCYVTREDDKYVLPLRWWGLPMKMSCPAKKPSKPNPPTVSCYPEGMVVKMEGGTSAEELRVKFKGHWQPLMSVSPQCGYSVVAHLEAVIISAHYEPCVETKDGMFTLELAREGEIKVSCPGSVEQPFPRPSYPQNPVTLPPVIALQQSPMFPPRPTPPPKPQAPLQPYYTKPAEKPKPATPPPWNPQYHFPFYPQPAEPVTSSPPKDPQPPWYSDSFYPQPAKPVTRSPPKEPQPPWYSESFYPQPAKPVTRSPPKEPQPHWYSESFYPQPAKPVTSSPPKDPQPPWYSDSFYPQPAKPVTRSPPKEPQPPWYSESFYPQPAKPVTRSPPKEPQPPWYSESFYPQPAKPVTRSPPKDPQPPWYSESFYPQPAKPVTRSPPKDPQPPWYSESFYPQPAKPVTRSPPKDPQPPWYSDSFYPQPAEPVTHTPATLPPATEAPNGKVYYPYYQYPYDPQPAKPATHPPASQKPTHVMLPLATEKPTTPLHPYDPHPYYQHFYPRPAKPITIPLRPGTQKPEQTPLAVHTWTPASPQSSHPRTTKAPESVAPSTRPGDPYPPHPGYCPTICPTGFLNCCPMPVSFHQHHHNHFGPVASKDGVIIPHYPFKYTSDLFNYVSVSGPTQATTTPEPVKVQTVAPSKTSLTGFHDYWSRHGMRFSTALASYGQAPSDANKPSEPQRPKQSHFQPYNPQPMHPYFQAPSSDSNKPTEQQRPMQPYLPYNPQRLMHAYPLPYNPQGPVQPNGQAPVYSNKPLELQRPASDPSKPSEPQALSSGPNKPLKPQPSTRPHYPFRPPPMWHDPDVFYASKPLMQPDHHQTQLSESAMHMHGKLEQLTSPQEQPHRPVKEWGGSLPSNSEGISSLQQPNPSSQQMPTHYGSLPIYYAGSKPSYPQKPEAKPSGKPSRPEFPESFEHYWKPIVPLGSNQGFHVSYPAQSAGGSYPAQSAGGEDNAAN, encoded by the exons ATGTGGTGGGCTGGTGTGTTTGTGAAACGCGATTTTAATCCGATGGCATGGAACGCGGAAGGGCAGCATATATCTTTAATATGTTTAGGGCTGTTTGTGGTAGTTTTGAACTCCTTTGGTCAGTGTAATGCTTTAACACAAACGAGGGCATCAATGTCCTCCATCGTCCTGGGACCCCATTTCAAGGGGAATATTAACAATGGTAAAGCAGAGCAGTCTACAGGTGCTGTGCGATTTGGAAGGCTTATACTTGGACGTAATGTCAAACCAAGAAATGAGAGTTTTGCTACTGATGAACGTGCTGTCTCTAAAGTCATATCATCCAATGGCTCTCTGGATGATGAAGCGGACTACCAGTCTGACATGG GTTGGGAATCTAAGCAGCTGGAAGGACAAGTTTATGGCACAGCTAGCCCAAATAGTCCAGTGGTGGCAAGTCTCTTGCAGATGGAACCAAGGGTTGAATGTGTTGGGGACTCCATGAAACTAACGGTCCATGACACAGGCGCTACACCAGGCGCTCTCTTTTTTGTGGACCGAG GAAATCATCAGTCTCCCCTGCCTTTGTCACAGTTGCCCTCAAGCTGTGGTCATTCCATGCGCACCACTCGGAGGGATTGGATTTTCATTGCAATCTATAATGGCTGTTACGTCACGCGGGAG GATGATAAATATGTTCTGCCTTTGCGTTGGTGGGGGTTGCCAATGAAAATGTCCTGCCCTGCCAAAAAGCCCTCTAAACCCAACCCTCCTACTGTTTCCTGCTACCCTGAGGGCATGGTGGTGAAAATGGAAGGTGGCACCTCTGCCGAGGAGCTCAGAGTCAAGT TCAAAGGACACTGGCAGCCATTGATGAGCGTTTCGCCCCAGTGTGGCTACAGTGTGGTAGCtcatctagaggctgtgatcatTTCTGCTCACTATGAACCCTGTGTGGAAACTAAG GATGGGATGTTCACCCTTGAACTTGCCAGAGAGGGGGAGATTAAAGTATCCTGTCCTGGTTCTGTTGAACAGCCTTTCCCTCGCCCCAGTTACCCCCAAAACCCTGTGACTCTTCCTCCTGTCATTGCGCTTCAACAAAGTCCCATGTTTCCTCCTCGGCCTACTCCACCCCCTAAACCCCAGGCTCCACTGCAGCCTTACTACACAAAGCCTGCTGAGAAGCCAAAACCTGCTACTCCGCCTCCTTGGAACCCTCAGTATCACTTTCCCTTCTACCCTCAGCCAGCTGAGCCTGTAACTAGCTCTCCTCCTAAAGACCCCCAGCCTCCTTGGTATTCAGATTCCTTCTACCCTCAGCCAGCCAAGCCTGTAACTAGGTCTCCTCCTAAAGAGCCCCAGCCTCCTTGGTATTCAGAGTCCTTCTACCCTCAGCCAGCCAAGCCTGTAACTAGGTCTCCTCCTAAAGAGCCCCAGCCTCATTGGTATTCAGAGTCCTTCTACCCTCAGCCAGCCAAGCCTGTAACTAGCTCTCCTCCTAAAGACCCCCAGCCTCCTTGGTATTCAGATTCCTTCTACCCTCAGCCAGCCAAGCCTGTAACTAGGTCTCCTCCTAAAGAGCCCCAGCCTCCTTGGTATTCAGAGTCCTTCTACCCTCAGCCAGCCAAGCCTGTAACTAGGTCTCCTCCTAAAGAGCCCCAGCCTCCTTGGTATTCAGAGTCCTTCTACCCTCAGCCAGCCAAGCCTGTAACTAGGTCTCCTCCTAAAGACCCCCAGCCTCCTTGGTATTCAGAGTCCTTCTACCCTCAGCCAGCCAAGCCTGTAACTAGGTCTCCTCCTAAAGACCCCCAGCCTCCTTGGTATTCAGAGTCCTTCTACCCTCAGCCAGCCAAGCCTGTAACTAGGTCTCCTCCTAAAGACCCCCAGCCTCCTTGGTATTCAGATTCCTTCTACCCTCAGCCAGCTGAGCCAGTTACTCATACGCCTGCCACACTTCCCCCTGCAACAGAAGCTCCAAATGGCAAGGTGTACTATCCTTACTACCAATATCCTTATGACCCTCAGCCAGCCAAGCCTGCTACTCATCCTCCTGCGAGTCAAAAGCCTACCCATGTCATGCTTCCCCTTGCTACTGAAAAGCCAACAACTCCACTGCATCCTTACGACCCACATCCTTACTACCAACATTTCTACCCTCGGCCAGCTAAGCCCATAACAATCCCTCTTAGGCCTGGGACTCAAAAACCAGAACAAACCCCACTTGCAGTCCATACCTGGACACCTGCTTCGCCACAATCTAGTCATCCTAGAACTACAAAAGCACCTGAAAGTGTGGCTCCTTCTACTCGGCCAGGTGACCCTTATCCACCCCATCCTGGGTATTGTCCTACAATCTGCCCTACTGGTTTCTTGAACTGCTGCCCAATGCCCGTCTCTTTCCATCAGCACCACCACAACCATTTTGGCCCTGTAGCATCCAAGGATGGTGTTATCATTCCCCATTACCCTTTCAAATATACATCTGACCTGTTCAACTACGTGTCAGTTTCTGGACCTACCCAAGCCACTACAACCCCAGAACCTGTAAAGGTTCAGACTGTTGCCCCCAGTAAAACTTCCTTGACTGGTTTCCATGACTACTGGAGTCGGCATGGAATGAGGTTTTCAACCGCCTTGGCTTCGTATGGCCAAGCACCTAGTGATGCCAACAAGCCCTCAGAACCCCAACGTCCAAAGCAGTCTCATTTTCAGCCCTACAACCCACAGCCAATGCACCCATATTTTCAAGCACCTTCCAGTGACTCCAACAAGCCGACTGAACAGCAACGACCAATGCAGCCATATCTGCCCTATAACCCACAAAGGCTTATGCATGCATATCCTCTGCCTTACAACCCACAAGGTCCAGTACAGCCAAATGGCCAAGCACCTGTTTATTCTAACAAGCCCTTGGAACTTCAGCGACCTGCCAGTGATCCAAGTAAACCATCTGAACCTCAAGCGCTTTCTAGTGGCCCCAACAAGCCCTTAAAACCCCAACCTTCAACGCGGCCGCATTATCCTTTCAGACCACCTCCAATGTGGCATGACCCAGACGTGTTCTACGCATCCAAGCCACTGATGCAACCAGACCACCACCAAACCCAACTTTCTGAATCTGCAATGCACATGCATGGCAAACTTGAACAATTGACAAGTCCTCAAGAGCAGCCACATAGACCAGTCAAGGAATGGGGTGGCTCCCTTCCCAGTAATTCAGAGGGTATCTCTAGCCTTCAGCAACCAAACCCCTCAAGCCAACAAATGCCTACCCATTACGGCTCATTGCCAATATATTATGCTGGTTCCAAACCATCCTACCCCCAGAAACCTGAAGCCAAGCCTTCTGGTAAACCCTCCAGACCTGAATTCCCAGAGTCATTCGAACACTATTGGAAGCCCATTGTGCCACTAGGTTCTAACCAGGGGTTCCATGTCTCTTACCCGGCCCAATCTGCTGGAGGTTCTTACCCGGCCCAATCCGCTGGAGGTGAAGACAATGCTGCTAACTAA